The Plasmodium vinckei vinckei genome assembly, chromosome: PVVCY_14 genome window below encodes:
- a CDS encoding zinc finger protein, putative, giving the protein MPPKKENTKKIEKEKQKIVEDKTFGLKNKNKSKSVQRYIKGVQQQVFQTKKKPEEARRKEEKEKEKLNQQKLLLNSIYQKTEKVKKINENSAAYDPKKSKESQKIDIYTDVRDSKNDKENDTIDQWDINKLTEVINIRHKNVNKTDIICKYFLSAVENKQYGWFWVCPNGGDNCKYKHCLPQGYVLKKSEPTSNEKDETPLEDIIEEERTQYINNGTPVTLESFKKWLLERKEKKNIKKDDQKDKTEKKGKTTTLSGKELFTYDPTLFIDDDNAANTNEYEDLFYDDDDNKEDSPEKKNGINGDINENDKREDDVPINTELFIDDLDDLDELD; this is encoded by the exons atgccccctaaaaaggaaaataccaaaaaaatcgaaaaagaaaaacaaaaaattgttgAGGATAAAACATTTGGACTTaagaacaaaaataaaagtaaaagtGTCCAAAG GTACATAAAGGGAGTTCAACAGCAAGTTTTtcaaacgaaaaaaaaaccagAAGAAGCTAGAAGGAAAGAggaaaaggaaaaagaaaaattaaatcaacaaaaattattattaaactCGATATATCAAa AAACcgaaaaagttaaaaaaataaatgaaaattctGCTGCTTATGATCCAAAAAAATCCAAAGAGTCACAAAAAATCGATATATATACAGATGTTCGAGATAgcaaaaatgataaagaaaatgatacaATAGACCAATgggatataaataaattaacaGAAGTTATAAACATTCgacataaaaatgtaaacaaAACagatattatttgtaaatattttttatctgcAGTTGAAAATAAg cAATATGGATGGTTTTGGGTATGTCCAAATGGAGGAGATAActgtaaatataaacattgCCTACCACAAg GgtatgtattaaaaaaatcggAACCCACTAGTAATGAAAAGGATGAAACACCATTGGAAGATATTATTGAGGAGGAG cGAACGcaatacataaataacGGAACACCAGTCACACTTGAGTCATTCAAAAAATGGTTATTagaaagaaaagaaaagaaaaatattaaaaaagatgaTCAAAAAGACAAAACGGAGAAGAAAGGAAAAACTACAACATTATCAGGAAAGGAATTATTTACCTACGATCCAAC aTTATTTATTGATGATGACAATGCTGCAAATACCAATGAGTATGAAGACCTATTTTATGACGACgatgataataaagaagATTCGccagagaaaaaaaatggcatCAATGGCGATATCAATGAAAATG ATAAAAGAGAAGACGATGTTCCAATTAATACCGAACTTTTTATTGATGACCtg gACGATTTGGATGAATTAGattaa